A window of the Rhodobium gokarnense genome harbors these coding sequences:
- the nadC gene encoding carboxylating nicotinate-nucleotide diphosphorylase has product MTQSDESFLPELPALFVERAVEAALLEDFGRAGDITTQATIPAGARATARLAARAPGVVAGLDLAETAFRKLDPDVDFRRHLTDAADVEPGTALAEISGSARALLAAERTALNFIGHMSGIATATNQFARLIAHTRAHIVCTRKTTPGLRAFEKYAVRCGGGRNHRFGLDDAILIKDNHIAVAGGVVAAIERAKAFAGHLVKVEVEVDTLEQLQAAMTAAPDAVLFDNMTPDTMREAVGIVDGRAITEASGGITLETAVAVAETGVDLLSSGWITHSAPVLDLGLDIVID; this is encoded by the coding sequence GTGACGCAATCCGACGAGAGCTTCCTGCCGGAGTTGCCGGCGCTGTTCGTGGAGCGCGCCGTCGAGGCAGCCCTGCTTGAGGATTTCGGCCGCGCCGGCGACATCACCACCCAGGCGACAATCCCGGCGGGTGCCCGTGCGACCGCACGGCTCGCCGCCCGCGCCCCCGGCGTCGTCGCCGGCCTCGACCTTGCCGAGACGGCGTTTCGCAAGCTCGACCCGGACGTCGATTTTCGCCGTCACCTTACCGATGCCGCGGACGTCGAGCCGGGCACCGCGCTCGCGGAAATCTCAGGCTCGGCGCGGGCGCTGCTTGCGGCCGAACGCACCGCCCTCAACTTTATCGGCCACATGTCCGGCATCGCCACGGCGACCAACCAGTTCGCCCGGCTGATCGCCCACACCAGGGCCCACATCGTCTGCACCCGCAAGACGACGCCGGGGCTCCGGGCGTTCGAGAAATACGCCGTTCGCTGCGGCGGCGGCCGCAACCACCGCTTCGGGCTCGACGACGCGATCCTCATCAAGGACAACCACATCGCCGTTGCCGGCGGCGTCGTTGCCGCGATCGAGCGCGCCAAGGCCTTTGCAGGGCATCTCGTCAAGGTCGAGGTGGAGGTCGATACCCTGGAGCAGCTTCAGGCGGCGATGACGGCGGCGCCCGATGCGGTGCTGTTCGATAACATGACGCCCGACACCATGCGCGAGGCCGTCGGCATCGTCGACGGCCGGGCGATCACCGAGGCCTCCGGCGGCATCACCCTGGAGACGGCGGTCGCGGTCGCCGAGACAGGCGTCGACCTTTTGTCGAGCGGCTGGATCACCCATTCGGCCCCGGTCCTCGACCTCGGGCTCGATATC